One Cylindrospermum stagnale PCC 7417 DNA segment encodes these proteins:
- a CDS encoding plasmid mobilization protein, which yields MTEPDPRTELNNQLAKALSNQLVQPDEKREITVTFRVSHAEKARLEQRCSGVVQSDYIRARLFDYSLPRPKLIIPEVNRQVIYELKKIGNNLNQQTRAINEAVKVGYQPLNHEVQEYLQTLKELVDILEQTHRQITQASAEGQRDDYQS from the coding sequence ATGACAGAACCAGACCCCCGCACTGAGTTGAATAATCAACTAGCAAAAGCACTGAGTAATCAGTTAGTGCAGCCTGATGAAAAGCGAGAGATAACTGTAACATTTAGGGTGAGCCATGCTGAGAAAGCTAGACTAGAGCAACGGTGCAGTGGAGTAGTGCAAAGCGACTATATTAGAGCTAGATTATTCGATTATTCCTTACCACGCCCTAAGTTAATTATCCCAGAAGTTAATCGCCAAGTCATCTATGAATTAAAGAAAATTGGTAATAACCTCAACCAACAGACTAGAGCAATTAACGAAGCAGTCAAAGTTGGTTATCAACCATTAAATCATGAGGTACAAGAGTATTTACAAACCCTGAAAGAACTAGTAGATATATTAGAACAAACTCACCGACAAATTACCCAGGCATCAGCAGAGGGGCAGCGGGATGATTACCAAAGTTAA
- a CDS encoding relaxase/mobilization nuclease domain-containing protein — protein sequence MITKVKANKSFRGTTKYVLEKEKATIIGGNMYGSTTNELVEQFSLSAHLNPQLKDPCYHLMLSVPKTDRTLNDDELANLSQRHLANVIVLSRLKGEESQVKQPDKRIADTKLNQLVDEFIETELPAYDFFIARHSDKKHDHTHIVASRVNNLDGKSIRTWNNYAYSEHSSRLLEREFHLTPVQSSWESKRKAMTRNQLERVERDGLPGEEIMRRAIDAIAADKPTMPQLIERLWSEHQVKAIISYYSHGGVRGIKFGIDVGSVNEDGSTRWLWKQGGNLNKYKCSFTKLQTELGVNYDSKRDDTEIKRLTEMLESAKTALTNHQKIDYLSSTKATDAFQASPKKSEIIPSIKSQPTSAQALELYSYYSTGLERELVTDRDKEVAIKALLDDNPSHEVEEILKASPAQWSQAEARALILIAEDSLASQQLKSQLSPADKQQLSQELLALAVPVAVGLINHLVKNTGKNNLRFKESTLRKSGEELVFTHDKRGEIFRVAVNRNHQGNLEYSPIHVGEISREDIDHWHKAEHLLQSYIQETQPLRATRNKGLSL from the coding sequence ATGATTACCAAAGTTAAAGCTAATAAATCATTTCGTGGCACAACCAAATACGTCCTGGAGAAAGAGAAAGCCACAATCATTGGTGGCAATATGTACGGCTCAACCACCAATGAACTAGTAGAGCAGTTTAGCCTATCAGCCCATCTTAACCCCCAACTAAAAGACCCCTGCTACCATCTAATGCTGTCAGTTCCCAAAACTGATAGAACCCTCAATGACGATGAATTGGCTAATTTATCTCAGCGTCACCTTGCCAACGTCATTGTATTGTCCAGGCTAAAAGGTGAAGAATCCCAAGTCAAACAGCCTGATAAAAGGATAGCTGATACCAAGCTAAACCAACTAGTTGATGAATTTATCGAAACAGAACTGCCAGCTTATGACTTCTTCATAGCCCGACATTCAGATAAAAAACATGACCACACTCATATCGTTGCATCTAGAGTCAATAACCTAGATGGTAAATCTATCCGCACCTGGAATAACTACGCTTACTCAGAACACTCATCTCGACTGCTAGAGCGAGAATTTCACCTCACTCCAGTACAAAGCAGTTGGGAGAGTAAACGCAAAGCCATGACCCGTAATCAACTAGAACGGGTAGAACGAGATGGACTGCCAGGTGAAGAAATAATGCGACGGGCTATAGATGCAATAGCAGCAGATAAACCCACAATGCCACAACTAATTGAGAGATTATGGTCAGAGCATCAAGTCAAAGCCATCATCAGTTATTACAGTCATGGTGGAGTCAGGGGTATTAAATTTGGTATTGATGTAGGCTCAGTTAATGAAGATGGCTCAACCAGATGGCTTTGGAAACAGGGAGGTAACTTAAATAAATACAAATGCTCCTTTACCAAACTTCAGACAGAATTAGGCGTAAACTATGACTCCAAACGGGACGATACAGAAATTAAACGTTTAACAGAAATGTTAGAATCCGCCAAAACTGCATTGACTAATCACCAGAAAATAGACTATTTATCCTCTACTAAAGCTACAGATGCATTCCAAGCATCTCCTAAAAAATCTGAAATTATACCGTCAATTAAATCTCAGCCAACCTCGGCTCAAGCATTAGAACTTTACAGTTACTACAGCACTGGTTTAGAACGTGAACTAGTTACAGACCGAGATAAAGAAGTAGCTATAAAGGCGCTCCTAGATGATAACCCTTCCCATGAGGTTGAAGAGATTTTGAAAGCCAGCCCTGCCCAATGGAGCCAAGCAGAAGCCAGAGCATTGATATTAATTGCTGAAGATAGCTTGGCATCACAACAACTTAAATCTCAATTATCACCCGCAGATAAACAGCAACTAAGCCAAGAATTATTAGCGCTTGCTGTGCCTGTTGCTGTTGGTTTAATCAATCATCTTGTCAAAAATACTGGAAAAAATAACCTAAGATTTAAAGAATCTACACTCAGAAAATCGGGGGAAGAACTAGTGTTCACTCATGATAAACGAGGTGAGATTTTTCGGGTAGCAGTGAACCGAAACCATCAGGGTAATTTAGAGTATTCACCAATTCATGTGGGGGAAATATCGAGGGAAGATATTGACCATTGGCACAAAGCAGAGCATTTGTTGCAATCATACATACAGGAGACACAGCCACTTCGAGCAACAAGGAACAAAGGATTGTCCCTGTAG
- a CDS encoding HEAT repeat domain-containing protein — protein MIAPNEFQRYLQSILDASRKDTQQEVRDRYIPTLAELPLQVQTYTSSKPDSQESQDKKREQFAVLEGLRNHSPEHVLLVGKPGSGKSTSLRRLLWEESRCCVEAIEQGKSEIPAIPILLELRGLSGSVLVAIQKKLEWWLDLDEKILRYLLRDRRLLVILDGLNELPNDKAWQEVDEFRQLCADLKVPLILSTREMGSGSNLRIPKKLEMLPLTEPQMWEFVQKRLSETGGELWRQIKGRLRELTQTPLLLKLLCDVFEQNGEIPTNRGDLFRKEFARRYEEFKPERLRNVSEDSRRSMFDLLSYLAFTMVQGDPHTDPCKPSASWVTIPKIQAEKILATFLAGDNTPDVAVTQKAKEWLEDLVEWHLLQVASNPAHLEFHHQLFQEYYAAEWLVRQLTELNDEELKYYLNHLKWTEPLAMGMTFVESEAVAVQVVKRALEVDLYLGARLAGEARLSLQEATVNVLLQKNFSTSLTIWLLEQTQSQRALPFLLDVLKNGNSDTRWRATRALGNFENVTVWIPLIELLKDDDSSVRYKAAESLGKLGNVETTSYLCPLLDDENWLVRSIVVDVLGQLEGRATIDCLKNALKHEDSTVRNKAAEYLGQRATQEVIALLNEEFNRGNIDTKRDILQLLGETKSAAVLPILIHALSDEDWIIRSEAVSQIGLLGIWLDSDLFDDAITAFINILKNDSETSVRSSAAMYLGVIGDSRVVPVLIEALYQDDQVVRSSAAYGLMRLQDQSAIKDLTESLKDTEDNVREAVIRTLRSLNAVNALPALRRLLQCKAVNIRREVIFTLGFLGDSKDIPNLYKALQDKEFSVSVYAAHSLSQLNNRKGIPILEDALKTGNKDARKLAISGLQNFKGKVGLSSILTTAFMDDEYSIRKASIDFLEHFKESQEVVSQLKIALSNQNEDICRNAMDAAKTLGNAEVLSDLRRLAETITVVERPLEAIAAIQSRCQFYNYDIAGLPPPRRVKNLLHNKLDNIIQELKNVSEEPKRVINTENYFEKGTHTHTHNYANDSVIRKASMFGRKPSANSQPNEDSKMTGLIKILGCDNPSRRGDVVFVHGLAGHAWNTWHWQNPEDKDYKKDNFWLTWLGNDLVDVGIWTFGYSAARLRANGSAMPLFDQASNFLDDLENFGIGERPVVFVTHSMGGLLVKKMLNTATNFSRNKSKEAVLKYTQGIIFLSTPHLGSDVAQWVKSLAGFLTTVNVEELKAHAPQLRELDEWYRQNVDELRIQTKVYYETQPTCGVLIVNESSANPGIKDVKPIAVEADHDSIAKPKPGDSKVYLGVKKFIEEYLPPSQKSLPPAANLSHLPQQMNDINQTIQAEYAATSGQGDAIVDVTNNHYHNNENPQ, from the coding sequence ATGATTGCCCCTAACGAGTTTCAGCGTTATCTACAATCTATCCTTGATGCGTCACGAAAAGATACTCAGCAGGAGGTACGCGATCGCTATATTCCAACGCTGGCAGAATTGCCATTGCAGGTACAAACCTATACATCGTCTAAGCCAGACTCACAGGAGTCGCAGGATAAAAAGCGAGAGCAGTTCGCGGTGCTGGAGGGGCTAAGGAACCACTCTCCAGAGCATGTACTGCTAGTAGGTAAGCCTGGTTCGGGGAAATCGACTTCGCTGCGGCGGTTGCTATGGGAAGAATCGCGGTGCTGTGTAGAAGCAATCGAGCAAGGCAAGAGTGAAATTCCTGCAATCCCTATCCTGCTCGAACTGCGCGGTCTTAGCGGTTCGGTGTTGGTAGCAATTCAAAAAAAACTGGAATGGTGGCTTGACCTGGATGAAAAAATTTTAAGATATCTCTTGCGCGATAGACGATTGTTGGTGATCTTAGATGGTTTGAATGAATTGCCCAATGACAAAGCTTGGCAGGAAGTAGATGAGTTTAGACAGTTATGTGCTGATTTAAAGGTTCCTTTAATCTTGAGTACGCGGGAGATGGGTTCAGGCTCAAATCTGAGAATTCCTAAGAAACTGGAAATGTTGCCACTAACCGAACCTCAGATGTGGGAGTTTGTCCAAAAGCGGTTGTCGGAGACGGGTGGGGAACTGTGGCGGCAGATTAAGGGGCGGCTTCGAGAGTTGACACAAACGCCACTGTTACTGAAGCTGTTGTGCGATGTTTTTGAGCAGAATGGTGAAATTCCCACAAACCGAGGCGATCTGTTCCGTAAAGAATTTGCGCGACGGTATGAGGAATTTAAACCTGAACGACTCAGAAATGTTTCTGAGGACTCGCGTCGTTCTATGTTCGACCTACTGAGCTATCTCGCTTTTACAATGGTTCAGGGTGATCCGCATACCGATCCTTGTAAACCTAGCGCTTCTTGGGTCACTATTCCCAAAATTCAGGCAGAGAAAATACTAGCCACTTTTCTGGCAGGCGATAACACACCAGATGTGGCGGTTACGCAAAAGGCTAAAGAGTGGTTAGAGGATTTAGTGGAATGGCATTTGCTCCAAGTAGCTAGTAACCCTGCCCACCTTGAATTTCACCATCAACTGTTTCAGGAATATTATGCGGCGGAGTGGCTAGTACGGCAGTTGACAGAGTTGAATGATGAGGAACTGAAGTATTACTTGAATCATCTAAAGTGGACAGAACCGCTAGCAATGGGGATGACGTTTGTGGAGTCTGAGGCGGTGGCGGTGCAGGTGGTGAAGCGGGCGCTGGAAGTAGATTTATATTTGGGGGCAAGGTTGGCGGGAGAAGCTAGGCTATCTCTACAAGAGGCTACTGTAAACGTCCTTCTCCAAAAAAATTTCAGCACATCACTCACAATCTGGCTTTTAGAACAAACTCAGTCGCAAAGGGCGTTGCCATTCTTACTTGATGTTTTAAAAAATGGAAACTCCGATACCCGTTGGCGTGCCACGCGAGCTTTAGGCAATTTTGAAAATGTGACAGTTTGGATACCTTTGATTGAGCTATTAAAAGATGATGACTCTTCCGTTCGTTACAAAGCAGCAGAGTCATTGGGAAAATTGGGTAATGTGGAAACAACTTCATATCTGTGTCCACTACTAGATGATGAGAACTGGTTGGTTCGCAGTATTGTTGTAGATGTTTTAGGACAGTTGGAAGGAAGAGCAACTATTGACTGTTTGAAGAATGCGCTAAAACATGAAGATTCTACTGTTAGAAACAAGGCTGCTGAATATCTGGGACAGCGTGCTACTCAAGAAGTAATAGCTTTACTGAACGAAGAGTTTAATAGAGGTAATATTGATACCAAAAGGGACATTTTACAGCTTTTAGGTGAAACAAAAAGTGCTGCTGTTCTTCCCATCTTGATTCATGCTTTATCAGACGAAGATTGGATTATTCGTTCAGAAGCTGTCAGTCAAATAGGTTTACTAGGTATCTGGCTAGATTCAGATTTATTTGACGATGCCATAACTGCATTCATAAACATTCTAAAAAACGATTCAGAAACTTCAGTTCGTTCTAGTGCTGCAATGTATCTAGGAGTGATCGGTGACTCACGAGTAGTACCAGTCCTCATCGAGGCTTTATATCAGGATGATCAGGTTGTGCGTTCTTCTGCTGCTTATGGTCTAATGCGACTACAGGATCAGTCAGCCATTAAAGACCTTACTGAATCTTTAAAGGATACAGAGGATAATGTTCGTGAAGCAGTTATCAGAACACTACGCAGCCTAAATGCAGTGAACGCATTACCTGCCCTAAGAAGATTGTTGCAATGTAAAGCGGTTAATATTCGGCGGGAAGTAATATTCACTCTTGGATTTCTTGGTGACTCTAAAGACATACCTAATTTGTACAAAGCTTTGCAGGACAAAGAATTTTCTGTCAGTGTCTATGCAGCTCATTCATTAAGTCAGTTAAACAATCGAAAAGGAATACCTATTTTAGAGGATGCCCTTAAAACTGGAAATAAAGATGCTCGCAAGCTAGCGATTAGCGGTCTACAGAACTTTAAGGGAAAAGTTGGTTTGTCCAGTATTCTCACAACAGCATTCATGGATGATGAGTACTCTATCCGAAAAGCATCTATTGACTTTCTAGAACATTTTAAGGAAAGTCAAGAGGTAGTTAGTCAACTCAAAATCGCTCTCAGCAATCAAAATGAAGATATTTGTCGAAACGCAATGGATGCTGCCAAGACGCTAGGCAATGCTGAAGTTTTATCTGATTTGAGGCGACTTGCAGAAACAATCACAGTTGTCGAAAGACCTTTAGAGGCGATCGCTGCTATCCAATCACGCTGTCAGTTCTACAACTACGACATTGCCGGACTGCCGCCTCCTCGGAGAGTGAAAAATTTGCTACATAATAAGCTAGACAACATTATCCAAGAACTTAAAAACGTGTCGGAAGAACCCAAGCGTGTTATTAACACTGAGAACTACTTTGAAAAAGGTACCCATACTCACACCCACAATTATGCAAACGATTCAGTCATAAGGAAAGCTAGTATGTTTGGTCGCAAACCCTCTGCCAATTCACAGCCCAATGAAGACAGTAAAATGACTGGTTTAATAAAAATATTAGGATGCGACAACCCCAGCCGACGAGGGGATGTAGTTTTTGTTCATGGGTTGGCAGGTCATGCGTGGAATACTTGGCATTGGCAAAACCCAGAAGATAAAGATTACAAAAAGGATAACTTTTGGTTAACTTGGCTGGGGAACGATTTAGTAGATGTTGGAATTTGGACTTTTGGCTACAGTGCGGCACGGTTGAGAGCGAATGGTTCAGCCATGCCACTTTTTGACCAAGCTAGTAATTTTTTAGATGATTTAGAAAATTTTGGCATAGGTGAGCGCCCGGTGGTTTTCGTCACTCATAGTATGGGTGGCTTGCTTGTCAAGAAAATGTTAAACACTGCGACAAATTTTTCACGAAACAAAAGTAAAGAAGCAGTCCTTAAATATACTCAAGGAATTATATTCTTATCTACTCCGCACCTTGGTTCTGACGTTGCTCAATGGGTAAAATCTTTGGCAGGCTTTTTGACTACGGTTAATGTCGAAGAATTAAAAGCTCATGCTCCCCAATTACGCGAGCTTGATGAATGGTATCGCCAAAATGTTGATGAATTACGAATTCAAACAAAAGTTTATTATGAAACACAACCAACCTGCGGTGTTTTAATAGTAAACGAGAGTAGTGCTAATCCTGGTATTAAAGACGTAAAACCGATTGCAGTAGAAGCAGACCATGACTCCATTGCTAAACCAAAACCAGGAGATAGCAAAGTCTATTTGGGTGTCAAAAAGTTTATTGAAGAATACTTACCACCATCACAAAAATCTCTACCTCCGGCTGCTAATCTAAGTCATTTACCACAACAAATGAACGATATTAATCAAACTATTCAAGCAGAGTATGCTGCTACATCTGGACAAGGAGATGCTATTGTTGACGTTACTAACAATCACTACCACAATAACGAAAACCCTCAGTAG
- a CDS encoding NB-ARC domain-containing protein: protein MQAQPLPTYFVERPEYSNDLKNRLLNSSLSENRALVITAIHGLGSVGKSTLAAALAHDEEVQRHFSDGILWATLGQEPNVLSLLSGWVQVLGDYNFKPTSVEATSSHLRTLLYDKAVLLVVDDAWNTKDAQAFKVGSGRCQVLVTTREGVIADALAASTYSLDIMTKSQAMELLTKKLGREITGAERQSAENLAKGVGYLPLALELAAAAVTSGIDWTILLKDIKQEIARLKTFDRPGARDTYDEASLKRLSLTASLNLSVKRLPKEEKEYFVWLGILPEDVTITKMMTATLWEMQDERDAADILEYLRSKALLLPSVTLDDGMLTYRLHDLFHDLARNLLTAPATPKRGGDLPGMGIPFANAHTTLLEKYQQKTQNNLWHTLPNDNYIYQHLVWHLEKAGKIDEIHQLLLEESTTGNNGWYEAREKLVQTAGYITDISRAWELAEAKWTESNLSQVVSLQCRYALIISSLNSLAANVPIELLVALVKKNVWTPEQGLAYAMQSSNPEQQVSSLTKLVDCLSPNLKELAFSKALAAARQIQNEEYRTRALAALVNKLPPELLPEALAAVRQIQDEKYRARALAVLANKMPELLLEALAVARQIQNEEYRARALAVLADKMPELLPEALAAANKIQNEFNRANVLIDLANKLPPELLPEVLAAAEQIQNEWNRAQALAGLANKLTPELLPEALTMAKQIQFESSRAQALAGLANKLTPELLSEALAAAEQIKDESSRANALAGLADKLPPELLREALAAAKQIKDESSRANVLIVLFHKLPTELLSQALAAAKQIQDQSIRANVLIVLSHKMPELLPEALAAAKQIQDQSIRANVLIVLSDKLPPELLPEALAAAKQIQDQSIRANVLIALSDKLPPELLREALVAAKQIKDEFSRAQTLAALADKMPELLPEALAAAKQIRDEWICAYALAALADKLPPELLPEILAATKQIRDESSRINVLIALADKLPDLLPEALAAAKQIQDESSRINVLIALTNKLPDLLPEALAAAKHIQDELSRVNLLTALAGKLPPKLLPEALAAAKEIRNEEYRANALKVLADKLPPDLLREALDTIKQTQDEWGYIYILSILTKKLPDLLPKTLDTIKQIQDRRSRAQALRILADKYSTVLPEALVAVEQIQDEFSRAQGLADLADKLPTELLPQALTATRQIQNEEYRARTLAALADKLPELLPEALAAAKQIENESSCANILIALADKLPPELLPEALDIIKQIQDGQSRANALYTLVDKLPPKLLPKAFAAAKQIENESSRAQALAALANKLPPELLPKALATTRKIENESSRIQALAALALPLSIMTKTLLFLNWQQTLHELSLHNRQNLLQDIKELVPVIFALGGQSTIAEVNCAIQDVARWWA from the coding sequence TTGCAAGCACAACCCTTACCCACATACTTTGTAGAGCGCCCAGAGTACAGTAACGATTTAAAAAATCGTCTTCTCAATAGTTCATTGTCAGAAAATCGTGCATTGGTAATTACTGCAATTCACGGTTTAGGTTCTGTAGGGAAATCTACTCTGGCAGCGGCTTTAGCACATGACGAAGAAGTACAACGCCACTTTAGTGATGGCATCCTCTGGGCAACACTAGGTCAAGAACCCAATGTTCTTTCTTTACTGAGTGGTTGGGTACAGGTACTAGGAGACTATAACTTTAAACCCACCAGTGTAGAGGCAACTTCTAGCCATTTGCGGACTCTGCTTTATGACAAAGCTGTGTTGTTGGTAGTAGATGATGCGTGGAATACGAAAGATGCACAAGCTTTTAAGGTGGGTAGTGGGCGTTGCCAGGTTTTAGTGACTACCCGTGAAGGTGTGATTGCAGATGCCTTGGCAGCCAGCACCTATAGTTTGGATATCATGACAAAATCCCAGGCAATGGAACTGCTGACGAAAAAGCTAGGACGTGAGATTACAGGTGCAGAACGTCAGTCAGCAGAAAATTTAGCCAAAGGTGTTGGTTATCTCCCTTTAGCATTGGAATTAGCAGCGGCAGCGGTTACCAGTGGTATAGATTGGACAATCTTGTTAAAAGATATCAAACAAGAAATTGCGCGATTAAAAACATTTGACAGACCTGGAGCGAGAGATACTTATGATGAAGCTTCTTTAAAACGCCTCAGCTTAACTGCATCATTGAATTTAAGTGTAAAGCGATTGCCAAAAGAAGAAAAAGAATATTTTGTTTGGCTAGGGATATTACCGGAGGATGTCACTATTACCAAGATGATGACAGCAACTCTCTGGGAAATGCAGGATGAACGCGATGCTGCTGATATATTGGAATATTTGCGGAGTAAAGCTTTATTATTACCTAGTGTGACTCTAGATGATGGGATGCTAACCTATCGTTTGCATGACTTATTTCACGACTTAGCGCGGAATTTGTTAACTGCTCCTGCAACACCAAAGCGTGGAGGTGATTTACCAGGAATGGGTATACCCTTTGCTAATGCTCACACCACTTTGTTGGAGAAATATCAGCAAAAAACTCAAAATAATTTATGGCATACCCTGCCCAATGATAATTACATTTATCAGCATTTAGTTTGGCATTTAGAAAAAGCTGGAAAAATAGACGAAATTCACCAGTTGTTGCTGGAGGAGTCTACGACTGGGAATAATGGCTGGTATGAAGCGCGAGAAAAATTGGTACAAACTGCGGGCTACATTACAGATATTTCTCGTGCCTGGGAACTAGCAGAAGCAAAGTGGACTGAATCAAATTTGTCTCAAGTGGTGAGTTTACAGTGTCGCTATGCTCTAATAATTTCATCCCTGAATAGCTTGGCGGCTAATGTTCCAATAGAACTGCTGGTAGCATTGGTTAAAAAAAATGTATGGACTCCCGAACAAGGACTAGCTTACGCTATGCAAAGCTCAAATCCAGAGCAACAAGTTAGCTCACTTACAAAGTTAGTCGATTGTTTATCACCAAATCTAAAAGAACTAGCATTCTCAAAAGCACTGGCTGCGGCTAGACAAATTCAGAATGAGGAGTATCGCACTCGCGCACTAGCAGCCTTAGTCAACAAACTGCCACCAGAATTATTACCAGAAGCACTGGCTGCGGTTAGACAAATTCAGGATGAGAAGTATCGCGCCCGCGCACTAGCGGTCTTAGCCAACAAAATGCCAGAGTTATTACTAGAAGCACTGGCTGTAGCTAGACAAATTCAGAATGAGGAGTATCGCGCCCGCGCACTAGCAGTCTTAGCTGACAAAATGCCAGAGTTATTACCAGAAGCACTGGCTGCCGCAAATAAGATTCAGAATGAGTTTAATCGTGCCAATGTCCTAATAGACTTAGCAAACAAACTGCCACCAGAATTACTACCAGAAGTACTGGCTGCTGCTGAACAGATTCAGAATGAGTGGAATCGCGCCCAGGCATTAGCAGGTTTAGCTAATAAACTGACACCAGAATTACTACCAGAAGCACTGACTATGGCTAAACAAATTCAGTTTGAGTCAAGTCGCGCCCAGGCATTAGCAGGTTTAGCTAATAAACTGACACCAGAATTACTATCAGAAGCACTGGCTGCTGCTGAACAGATTAAAGATGAGTCAAGTCGCGCCAATGCCCTAGCAGGTTTAGCCGACAAACTGCCACCAGAGTTATTACGCGAAGCACTGGCTGCGGCTAAACAGATTAAAGATGAGTCAAGTCGCGCCAATGTCCTAATAGTCTTGTTCCACAAACTGCCAACAGAATTATTATCCCAAGCACTGGCTGCGGCTAAACAAATTCAGGATCAGTCAATTCGTGCCAATGTCCTAATAGTCTTGTCCCACAAAATGCCAGAGTTATTACCAGAAGCACTGGCTGCGGCTAAACAAATTCAGGATCAGTCAATTCGTGCCAATGTCCTAATAGTCTTGTCCGACAAACTGCCACCAGAGTTATTACCAGAAGCACTGGCTGCGGCTAAACAAATTCAGGATCAGTCAATTCGTGCCAATGTCCTAATAGCCTTGTCCGACAAACTGCCACCAGAGTTATTACGCGAAGCACTGGTTGCTGCCAAACAGATTAAAGATGAGTTCAGTCGTGCCCAGACACTAGCAGCCTTAGCCGATAAAATGCCAGAGTTATTACCAGAAGCACTGGCTGCTGCCAAACAGATTCGAGATGAGTGGATTTGCGCCTACGCACTAGCAGCCTTAGCCGACAAACTACCACCGGAATTATTACCCGAAATACTGGCTGCGACTAAACAAATTCGAGATGAGTCAAGTCGCATCAATGTCCTGATAGCCTTAGCCGACAAACTGCCAGACCTATTACCAGAAGCACTGGCTGCGGCTAAACAAATTCAAGATGAGTCAAGTCGCATCAATGTCCTAATAGCCTTAACCAACAAACTGCCAGACCTATTACCAGAAGCACTGGCTGCCGCCAAGCATATTCAAGATGAGTTAAGTCGCGTCAATCTCCTAACTGCCTTAGCCGGCAAACTGCCACCAAAGTTATTGCCAGAAGCACTGGCTGCTGCCAAAGAAATTCGGAATGAAGAGTATCGCGCCAATGCCCTAAAAGTCCTAGCTGACAAACTGCCACCAGATTTATTACGCGAAGCACTGGACACCATCAAACAGACTCAAGATGAGTGGGGTTACATCTATATCCTAAGTATTTTAACCAAAAAACTACCAGACCTGTTACCAAAAACACTGGACACCATCAAACAGATTCAAGATAGGCGGAGTCGTGCCCAAGCCCTAAGAATTTTAGCAGATAAATATTCAACGGTATTACCAGAAGCACTGGTTGCCGTCGAACAGATTCAAGATGAATTCAGTCGCGCCCAGGGTCTAGCAGACTTAGCTGACAAATTACCAACAGAATTGCTGCCACAAGCACTGACTGCGACTAGACAAATTCAGAATGAGGAGTATCGCGCCCGCACACTAGCAGCCTTAGCTGACAAACTGCCAGAATTATTACCAGAAGCTCTGGCTGCGGCTAAACAAATTGAGAATGAATCAAGTTGCGCCAATATCCTAATAGCCTTAGCCGACAAACTGCCACCAGAATTGCTGCCAGAAGCACTGGACATTATCAAACAGATTCAAGATGGGCAGAGTCGCGCCAATGCCTTATATACCCTAGTCGACAAATTGCCACCAAAGTTATTACCAAAAGCTTTTGCTGCGGCTAAACAAATTGAGAATGAGTCAAGCCGCGCCCAGGCTCTAGCAGCCTTAGCCAACAAACTGCCACCAGAATTGCTGCCAAAAGCACTGGCGACAACCAGAAAAATTGAGAATGAGTCAAGTCGCATCCAGGCTCTAGCAGCCTTAGCTCTACCTTTATCTATAATGACAAAAACATTACTTTTCCTTAACTGGCAACAGACACTTCATGAGCTATCTCTCCATAATCGCCAGAATTTACTGCAAGATATAAAAGAATTAGTTCCAGTTATCTTTGCGTTAGGAGGTCAGTCCACAATAGCAGAAGTCAATTGTGCCATACAGGATGTAGCGCGATGGTGGGCTTAA
- the parA gene encoding ParA family partition ATPase, with translation MKIAILNQKGGSGKTTVSIHLAHALKLKGYRVLLVDTDPQGSSRDWAAARNGEAPFSVMALDRPIIHKELPKLAQGYEYVLIDGAPRVSDLTRSAIMAVDFVLIPIQPSPLDIWAVHEVVELIQEAKIYKPDLSAAFLVNRKVVNSSIAREVSEVLQQYPFPVLNAQISQRVVFAECLNSGSTVLETAPKSAAADEVRAVCEEILADVKEPTNHGRN, from the coding sequence ATGAAAATTGCCATTCTGAACCAAAAGGGGGGCAGTGGTAAGACAACGGTATCCATCCATCTGGCTCATGCTTTGAAATTAAAAGGGTATCGAGTATTACTGGTAGATACCGACCCCCAAGGCTCATCCCGTGACTGGGCAGCAGCCCGCAATGGAGAAGCACCATTTAGCGTCATGGCGTTGGATCGCCCGATTATCCACAAAGAATTGCCCAAATTAGCGCAGGGGTATGAATACGTACTGATTGATGGTGCGCCCAGAGTTTCTGACCTCACCCGTTCGGCAATTATGGCAGTAGATTTTGTGCTAATCCCCATTCAGCCATCACCCCTAGATATCTGGGCAGTGCATGAAGTCGTCGAGCTAATTCAGGAAGCAAAAATATATAAGCCAGATTTGTCAGCTGCATTTTTGGTTAACCGGAAAGTTGTCAATAGTAGCATTGCGCGGGAAGTATCCGAAGTGTTACAGCAGTATCCCTTCCCGGTATTGAACGCCCAAATTAGTCAACGAGTAGTTTTTGCGGAGTGCTTAAATAGCGGCAGTACAGTTTTGGAAACTGCTCCAAAAAGTGCTGCTGCGGATGAAGTCAGGGCAGTTTGTGAGGAAATTTTAGCAGATGTAAAGGAACCAACGAATCATGGCAGAAACTAA